A portion of the Plasmodium gaboni strain SY75 chromosome 5, whole genome shotgun sequence genome contains these proteins:
- a CDS encoding serine/threonine protein kinase, FIKK family codes for MFGFNFFCFSLSEYTLKENVKRRNYGGCTSYKDKKRKSKAYKLSRPFNIQSFLCVLIFYLLVIFVRGDKIFIDSLDVKSSHSRKLSESVNIIVNENFNPEPNNVNGISKIDDNGLNNKILYDNRKISIKKHENKDESLENKNKNVELSGVDLYHANIELRNIKNLDDNNNMNLNNENIGDTNNLEEEIKGKIVYTWDLGKDAISNILHSSSDYSLNGVKYNYWRLSAIPTVNYSIRTSRVQKMFKTTIDPKKENANDQVKAFIKKIPIDIWVKQFHSMNEYNGEFLVGGENFVMEAVASAFLTKYHPGITAKLYALLYEPYRKYVKEDSPPKSSFENIDSFNEMLEEKIKNNKKGNVVLIYELFGESLFTNLVKSRREPILRNKYGKKKKIIYDSLNLLIKLHDAGLTHLDFTPENILISENNELRLCDLAKSTPIYTRKLRHVEETKGLCLFESCVPTVGKSAYMPPECWKIYKRHRILNIKNPLEHLNAITTQDERKKHYFNVTCADKYMLGILFIWIWNDGHIWQCSDASTDENFYKFEKCDMSLDVFQLTSTWPSGLKNILNELLHIEKRKKLVLRNLLSYPWFTKENDFSL; via the exons atgttcggttttaattttttttgtttttctttaaGTGAATACActttaaaagaaaatgtaAAAAGGAGAAATTATGGTGGTTGTACGTCTTATAAGGATAAAAAGAGAAAATCGAAAGCATATAAATTAAGTAGACCATTTAATATACAatcatttttatgtgtACTTATATTTTACTTATTAGTT aTTTTTGTCAGAGgtgataaaatatttattgaTTCATTAGACGTAAAAAGTTCACATTCCAGAAAATTAAGTGAAAGtgttaatattattgttaaTGAAAACTTTAATCCTGAACCTAATAATGTAAATGGAATAAGTAAAATAGATGATAATGgtttgaataataaaattttatatgataatagaaaaatatcAATTAAGAAGcatgaaaataaagatgaatccttagaaaataaaaataaaaatgttgaATTAAGTGGAGTTGATCTTTATCATGCGAATATAGaattaagaaatataaaaaatttagatgataataataatatgaatttaaataatgaaaatattggagatacaaataatttagaagaagaaataaaagGTAAAATTGTATATACATGGGATTTAGGTAAAGATGCTAtaagtaatatattacatagTTCATCTGATTATTCATTAAATGgtgtaaaatataattattgGAGGTTAAGTGCTATACCAACAGTTAATTATTCTATAAGAACTAGTAGAGTTCAGAAAATGTTTAAAACAACTATTGATccaaaaaaagaaaatgcAAATGATCAAGTTAAAgcatttataaaaaaaataccAATTGATATATGGGTAAAACAATTTCATTCTATGAATGAATATAATGGAGAATTTCTTGTAGGTGGTGAAAATTTTGTGATGGAAGCTGTTGCATCAGCTTTTTTAACGAAATATCATCCTGGTATAACAGCAAAACTTTATgcattattatatgaacCATATCGCAAATATGTAAAGGAAGATTCACCACCTAAATCTTCttttgaaaatattgattcttttaatgaaatgttagaagaaaaaataaaaaataataagaaagGAAATgttgtattaatatatgaattatttgGTGAAAGTCTTTTTACTAACTTGGTTAAAAGTAGAAGAGAACCAATATTAAGAAATAAGTAtgggaaaaaaaaaaaaattatatatgatagtttaaatttattaataaagtTACATGATGCAGGTTTAACCCATTTAGATTTTACTCctgaaaatatattaatatcggaaaataatgaattaaGATTATGTGATTTAGCTAAAAGTACTCCTATATATACAAGAAAGTTAAGACATGTCGAAGAAACTAAAGGTTTATGTTTATTTGAATCTTGTGTACCTACGGTTGGTAAGTCTGCTTATATGCCACCAGAATGTtggaaaatatataaaagacatagaatattaaatataaaaaaccCATTAGAACATTTGAATGCGATAACAACTCAGgatgaaagaaaaaaacattATTTTAATGTTACATGTGCTGATAAATATATGCTTGGaattttattcatttgGATTTGGAATGATGGACATATATGGCAATGTTCCGATGCCTCAACTGATGAAAATTTCTATAAGTTTGAAAAATGTGATATGAGTCTTGATGTATTTCAATTGACTAGTACTTGGCCTAGTGGATTAAAAAACATACTCAAc
- a CDS encoding putative exported protein (Plasmodium exported protein, unknown function), with amino-acid sequence MMNKKSIQSKSFLSERNYESIDKNMMTKNKRRLMKVQNKSKVRSFLFLLELMVFSLFIWILKSAKHNVSSKSIYNKNKFHNTFNRRDTRVLSEKENQHIKNPNQTNYPHRDLDICNWDAPYDPEKNPCAIPQNNEPIKGIQIIDYVDKEEEDKLKHDMKLHLAKQHYSLVKDIYKPLQAYANAFSKALEHYSNSLKRIKKALNLDILRTVICALLLIQPIILLMKLHPEILVNIPINIIISMIVFKLMYRSIRNQQESNE; translated from the exons atgatgaataaaaaatcaaTACAAAGTAAATCCTTCTTATCTGAAAGAAACTATGAAAGtatagataaaaatatgatgactaaaaataaaagaagatTAATGAAAGTCcaaaataaaagtaaagTAAGATCgttcctttttttattgGAACTTATGGTATTCTCCCTTTTCATATGGATTTTAAAGAGTGCAAAACAT AATGTATCATCCAAATcgatatataataaaaataaattccATAACACTTTCAATAGAAGAGATACAAGAGTTTTATCAGAGAAAGAAAATCAACATATTAAGAATCCAAATCAGACTAATTATCCTCATAGAGACCTTGACATCTGTAATTGGGATGCACCTTATGATCCTGAAAAAAATCCTTGTGCCATTCCGCAAAACAATGAACCCATTAAAGGCATACAAATAATTGATTATGTTgataaagaagaagaagataAACTTAAACATGATATGAAATTACATTTAGCCAAACAACACTATTCATTAGTTaaggatatatataaaccTCTACAAGCTTATGCAAACGCTTTTTCCAAGGCCTTAGAGCATTATTCCAATAGtttaaaaagaattaaGAAAGCATTAAATTTAGATATTTTACGTACTGTTATATGCGCATTACTACTTATACAACcaataattttattaatgaAACTTCACCCTGAAATTCTTGTTAATATACCAatcaatattataatatcaatGATTGTATTTAAATTAATGTATAGATCAATACGTAACCAACAAGAATCAAATGAATAG
- a CDS encoding heat shock protein 40, type II (transcript variant 2; alternatively spliced) yields MSILKKYEGREKNNVFLFIIKIVLFYTLQYVLIGSNYDKQNLSFGSEIFNTKVFDFTSVRSLAEFNSGSSRESSKIDETDYYAVLGLTKDCSQDDIKKAYRKLAMKWHPDKHQNEEDKIEAERKFKLIVEAYEVLSDEEKRKNYDLFGQSDLGGYTNKDETFYTYSNIDPNELFNRFFSHDASSFFSQGFDDFPSFQDIFSRSFGRAASFEVPLLVTLEELYTGCRKKLKVTRKRFVGLNSYEDNTFITVDVKPGWSDGTKINFHGEGEQSSPNEQPGDLVFIIKTKPHDRFIREGNNLIYKCYLPLDKALTGFQFNIKSLDNRDINVRVDDIINPNSKKIITNEGMPYSKSPSVKGDLLIEFDIVFPKKLSPEQKRTLKETLENTY; encoded by the exons atgtcCATTTTAAAGAAATACGAAGGAAGAGAGAAAAATAATGTCTTCctctttattattaaaattgttttattttatacCTTGCAATATGTATTAATTGGTTCCAATTAT GATAAACAGAACCTATCATTTGGAAGTgaaatttttaatacaaAAGTGTTTGATTTTACTTCAGTGAGATCATTAGCAGAGTTTAACTCGGGATCATCGAGAGAAAGTTCTAAGATAGATGAAACT GATTACTATGCTGTATTAGGTCTTACTAAGGATTGTTCACaagatgatataaaaaaagcATATAGAAAACTAGCGATGAAATGGCATCCTGATAAGCATcaaaatgaagaagataAAATTGAAGCAGAAAGGAAATTTAAGTTGATTGTTGAAGCTTATGAAGTTTTATCAGATGAAgagaaaagaaaaaattacGATTTATTTGGACAATCAGATTTAGGAGGATATACAAATAAGGATGAAAcattttatacatattcAAATATAGATCCAAATGAATTGTTTAATAGATTTTTTTCTCATGATGCAAGTTCTTTCTTTTCACAAGGTTTTGATGACTTTCCATCATTTCAAG ATATTTTTTCTCGATCATTTGGTAGAGCAGCATCATTTGAAGTTCCCTTGCTAGTTACACTGGAAGAATTATATACCGGTtgtagaaaaaaattaaaggTAACAAGGAAAAGGTTTGTGGGTCTTAATAGTTACGAAgataatacatttataaCTGTTGATGTTAAACCTGGATGGAGTGACGGAACGAAAATTAATTTTCATGGTGAGGGAGAACAATCATCTCCTAATGAACAACCAGGAGATTTggtttttattataaaaacaaaaccACATGATAGATTTATAAGAGAAGGgaataatttaatatataaatgttattTACCATTAGATAAAGCTTTAACTGGTTTTcaatttaatataaaatctTTGGATAATAGAGATATAAATGTAAGAGTAGATGATATAATTAATCCAAatagtaaaaaaataataactAATGAAGGTATGCCATATTCAAAAAGTCCATCTGTTAAAGGTGATCTTTTGATTGAATTTGACATTGTATTTCCTAAAAAATTAAGTCCTGAACAAAAAAGAACATTAAAGGAAACCTTGGAAAATACTTATtag
- a CDS encoding heat shock protein 40, type II (transcript variant 1; alternatively spliced), whose translation MSILKKYEGREKNNVFLFIIKIVLFYTLQYVLIGSNYDKQNLSFGSEIFNTKVFDFTSVRSLAEFNSGSSRESSKIDETDYYAVLGLTKDCSQDDIKKAYRKLAMKWHPDKHQNEEDKIEAERKFKLIVEAYEVLSDEEKRKNYDLFGQSDLGGYTNKDETFYTYSNIDPNELFNRFFSHDASSFFSQGFDDFPSFQGFANMHSRRSRSNRSNIFSRSFGRAASFEVPLLVTLEELYTGCRKKLKVTRKRFVGLNSYEDNTFITVDVKPGWSDGTKINFHGEGEQSSPNEQPGDLVFIIKTKPHDRFIREGNNLIYKCYLPLDKALTGFQFNIKSLDNRDINVRVDDIINPNSKKIITNEGMPYSKSPSVKGDLLIEFDIVFPKKLSPEQKRTLKETLENTY comes from the exons atgtcCATTTTAAAGAAATACGAAGGAAGAGAGAAAAATAATGTCTTCctctttattattaaaattgttttattttatacCTTGCAATATGTATTAATTGGTTCCAATTAT GATAAACAGAACCTATCATTTGGAAGTgaaatttttaatacaaAAGTGTTTGATTTTACTTCAGTGAGATCATTAGCAGAGTTTAACTCGGGATCATCGAGAGAAAGTTCTAAGATAGATGAAACT GATTACTATGCTGTATTAGGTCTTACTAAGGATTGTTCACaagatgatataaaaaaagcATATAGAAAACTAGCGATGAAATGGCATCCTGATAAGCATcaaaatgaagaagataAAATTGAAGCAGAAAGGAAATTTAAGTTGATTGTTGAAGCTTATGAAGTTTTATCAGATGAAgagaaaagaaaaaattacGATTTATTTGGACAATCAGATTTAGGAGGATATACAAATAAGGATGAAAcattttatacatattcAAATATAGATCCAAATGAATTGTTTAATAGATTTTTTTCTCATGATGCAAGTTCTTTCTTTTCACAAGGTTTTGATGACTTTCCATCATTTCAAGGTTTTGCGAATATGCATTCAAGAAGATCTAGATCAAATAGATCAA ATATTTTTTCTCGATCATTTGGTAGAGCAGCATCATTTGAAGTTCCCTTGCTAGTTACACTGGAAGAATTATATACCGGTtgtagaaaaaaattaaaggTAACAAGGAAAAGGTTTGTGGGTCTTAATAGTTACGAAgataatacatttataaCTGTTGATGTTAAACCTGGATGGAGTGACGGAACGAAAATTAATTTTCATGGTGAGGGAGAACAATCATCTCCTAATGAACAACCAGGAGATTTggtttttattataaaaacaaaaccACATGATAGATTTATAAGAGAAGGgaataatttaatatataaatgttattTACCATTAGATAAAGCTTTAACTGGTTTTcaatttaatataaaatctTTGGATAATAGAGATATAAATGTAAGAGTAGATGATATAATTAATCCAAatagtaaaaaaataataactAATGAAGGTATGCCATATTCAAAAAGTCCATCTGTTAAAGGTGATCTTTTGATTGAATTTGACATTGTATTTCCTAAAAAATTAAGTCCTGAACAAAAAAGAACATTAAAGGAAACCTTGGAAAATACTTATtag